A genome region from Methylohalobius crimeensis 10Ki includes the following:
- the dxs gene encoding 1-deoxy-D-xylulose-5-phosphate synthase, whose protein sequence is MIDHKQYPFLSRLNSPHDLRQLDEEELERLAEELRHYLLESVSRSGGHLAAGLGTVELTIALHYVFQTPYDPLVWDVGHQAYPHKILTGRRDQLGTIRKHGGLSPFPKRTESSYDAFGVGHSSTSISAALGMAIAASMDERDQHAVAIIGDGGLTGGMAFEALNHAGTLDANLLVILNDNEMSISPNVGAMTNYFSKILSSKLYTTVREGGKQILKQVPEVWELARRAEEHVKGMVAPGTLFEELGFNYIGPIDGHDLEHLIATLRNIRGLQGPQFLHVITKKGKGYLPAERDPVAYHGVSPFDPSQETLKKAPSKGMTYTQVFGQWLCDIAEREPKLVGITPAMREGSGLVEFSERFPKRYFDVGIAEQHALTVAAGMACEGYKPVVAIYSTFLQRGYDQLIHDVAVQNLPVLFAIDRAGLVGPDGPTHAGSFDLSFLRCIPNMVVMAPADENECRQMLTTGIEYNGPATVRYPRGTGPGIKVERELSTLPIGKGEIRREGKKVALLAFGSMVAPALDAAEALDATVANMRFVKPLDEALVLALARDHEYLVTVEENAIMGGAGSAVNECLAAHRCLMPILNLGLPDRYIEHGSRDELLAGVELNGEGIQRNIERFLQKKNHLQVIA, encoded by the coding sequence ATGATCGATCATAAACAGTATCCCTTCCTCAGCCGCCTCAATTCCCCCCACGATCTGCGTCAGCTGGACGAGGAGGAATTGGAGAGGCTGGCCGAAGAGCTCCGGCATTACCTCTTGGAAAGCGTCAGCCGTTCCGGGGGACATCTGGCCGCCGGGCTGGGCACGGTGGAGCTGACCATCGCCCTGCATTACGTTTTCCAAACCCCTTATGACCCCCTCGTCTGGGACGTGGGCCATCAAGCTTACCCCCACAAAATCCTCACCGGACGCCGCGACCAACTTGGGACCATCCGCAAGCACGGCGGACTGTCGCCGTTTCCCAAGCGCACCGAGAGTTCCTATGACGCTTTCGGCGTCGGCCATTCCAGCACCTCCATCTCCGCCGCCTTGGGGATGGCGATCGCCGCCTCGATGGACGAGCGCGACCAACACGCGGTGGCCATCATCGGCGATGGAGGATTGACCGGCGGGATGGCATTTGAAGCGCTGAACCATGCCGGTACCCTGGACGCCAATCTGCTGGTCATTCTCAACGACAACGAAATGTCCATCTCCCCCAACGTCGGGGCGATGACCAACTACTTCTCCAAAATTCTCTCCAGCAAGCTTTACACCACGGTGCGCGAGGGCGGCAAGCAAATCCTCAAGCAGGTGCCGGAAGTGTGGGAGCTGGCCCGCCGCGCCGAGGAACACGTCAAGGGCATGGTTGCGCCCGGGACTTTGTTCGAGGAATTGGGATTCAACTACATCGGCCCCATCGACGGCCACGATCTGGAACATTTAATCGCCACCCTCAGAAATATCCGAGGACTCCAAGGGCCTCAATTCCTTCACGTGATCACCAAAAAAGGCAAGGGATATCTGCCAGCAGAACGCGATCCGGTCGCCTATCACGGGGTGAGCCCTTTCGACCCCAGCCAGGAAACCTTGAAGAAAGCGCCTTCCAAAGGCATGACCTACACCCAGGTATTCGGTCAGTGGCTGTGCGACATCGCCGAACGCGAACCGAAACTGGTGGGAATTACGCCGGCCATGCGCGAGGGTTCCGGCTTGGTGGAATTTTCCGAACGCTTCCCCAAACGCTATTTCGACGTGGGAATCGCCGAACAGCATGCGCTCACCGTGGCCGCCGGCATGGCCTGCGAAGGATACAAGCCGGTGGTGGCGATCTATTCCACCTTCCTGCAACGAGGATACGATCAGTTGATTCACGACGTGGCGGTGCAGAACCTTCCGGTGTTGTTTGCCATCGACCGCGCCGGGCTGGTGGGCCCCGACGGCCCCACCCACGCCGGCAGCTTCGACTTGAGCTTTCTCCGCTGCATTCCCAACATGGTGGTGATGGCCCCTGCGGACGAGAATGAATGCCGCCAAATGCTGACCACCGGCATCGAATACAACGGACCGGCGACGGTGCGTTATCCGCGCGGCACCGGCCCCGGCATCAAGGTGGAACGGGAATTGTCCACTTTACCCATCGGCAAGGGAGAAATCCGGCGCGAAGGAAAAAAAGTCGCCTTGTTGGCCTTCGGCTCGATGGTGGCGCCGGCTTTGGACGCGGCCGAAGCGCTGGATGCCACGGTTGCCAACATGCGCTTCGTCAAACCGCTGGACGAAGCACTCGTCCTGGCACTGGCCCGGGATCACGAATATTTGGTGACAGTGGAAGAAAACGCCATCATGGGCGGCGCAGGCAGCGCGGTTAACGAATGCCTTGCCGCCCACCGCTGCCTGATGCCGATTTTGAACCTGGGGTTGCCGGATCGCTACATCGAACACGGCAGCCGCGACGAGCTCTTGGCCGGCGTAGAGTTGAACGGCGAGGGAATCCAA
- a CDS encoding DUF6781 family protein has product MEDLQSSVQEAVESEASIREKVRRLTVEALAEGKLDGGQVKTVVETVVKGASEGMETHGGRARQSLEEALKGLEDGLVKAAEASKLSLEEAASRADEFTEREVKQAFDQLVELEKLYIDTLADVAKRGGEQSREILTDLVRHARHSGTSVGGYLTQVMETLPRKLQEAGQWGFKAGVETARSTGAQLAAIASGFLAGIADTLDRQSQKKQQAKKPKQD; this is encoded by the coding sequence ATGGAGGACTTGCAGTCTTCGGTCCAAGAGGCGGTGGAGAGTGAAGCGTCCATTCGGGAAAAGGTGCGCCGTTTGACCGTGGAGGCTCTGGCCGAGGGTAAATTGGACGGAGGCCAAGTAAAGACCGTCGTCGAGACGGTAGTGAAGGGAGCCAGCGAGGGGATGGAAACCCATGGAGGGCGAGCGCGGCAGAGCCTGGAGGAAGCGCTCAAAGGGCTGGAAGACGGTCTGGTCAAGGCTGCCGAAGCGTCCAAACTCTCCCTAGAGGAGGCGGCTAGCCGCGCGGATGAGTTTACCGAGCGTGAAGTCAAACAGGCATTCGACCAGTTGGTGGAATTGGAAAAGCTTTATATCGATACCTTGGCCGATGTGGCCAAACGAGGGGGTGAGCAAAGCCGGGAAATCTTGACCGATTTGGTCCGGCATGCCCGCCACAGCGGCACCAGCGTGGGTGGGTATCTAACTCAGGTCATGGAAACTTTGCCGCGCAAGCTTCAGGAAGCCGGCCAGTGGGGGTTCAAGGCGGGCGTCGAAACCGCCCGATCCACCGGGGCTCAACTGGCGGCCATCGCCAGCGGATTTTTGGCAGGGATTGCCGACACTTTGGATCGGCAGTCCCAAAAAAAGCAGCAGGCCAAAAAACCTAAGCAAGATTAA
- a CDS encoding ABC1 kinase family protein: MLWEAVSAVHDFGRLYDLAIILIRYGFAGFVRRLGLAHAFEQAGKALHWKAVEEIVQLTTAQRIRRALEEMGPTFIKLGQILATRVDLFPEDWIDEFERLQDQVPPMAYKQLRPQLEEALGAPVDRVFAAFETEALAAASIAQVHRAQLFSGEQVIVKVRRPEIEDVVEADLRLLERLARIVESEVRELRRYRPLEIVHQFAASLRREMDLENEAHNAERMAANFARDESIVIPKMYWDCCSERINVQEFIEGIPARSLQRAEAAGLNRKILARRGTDAVLKMILMDGFFHADPHFGNIIFMPGNRMAFIDFGMVGRLSETRRHQIVDLLAAVIDRDVRGAANVLLDWASDAQVDMDALLIDLDIFIDTYHGLPLKQLKIANILGDLTALMRTYHLVLPPDLALLFKALLTLDGMGRQVDPDFDLIAAATPHVRKALMMRYRPDIVLKRGWRTASDVFDILAAFPYDMRRLIKALKSGNLRFNVDLNQLGYFGWIIDRAASRLTVGMVTSSLIIGSAIVMTVSGGPTLWGLPMLGVLGFAGAGIGGVWLLISIWRGGHLPHGEEEE, encoded by the coding sequence ATGCTTTGGGAAGCGGTCAGTGCTGTCCATGATTTCGGTCGTCTGTATGATCTGGCCATCATTCTAATTCGGTACGGCTTCGCCGGATTTGTCCGTCGATTGGGACTCGCCCACGCCTTCGAGCAGGCGGGCAAGGCGCTGCATTGGAAGGCGGTCGAGGAAATCGTTCAACTGACCACGGCCCAGCGAATCCGCCGGGCGCTCGAGGAAATGGGGCCCACTTTCATTAAGCTGGGCCAGATTCTGGCGACCCGAGTGGATCTCTTTCCGGAAGACTGGATCGACGAGTTCGAAAGGCTTCAGGATCAAGTCCCCCCCATGGCTTATAAGCAATTGCGGCCGCAATTGGAGGAGGCCTTGGGGGCACCGGTGGATCGAGTGTTTGCCGCGTTCGAAACCGAGGCGCTGGCAGCCGCTTCCATTGCGCAAGTGCATCGGGCTCAACTGTTCAGCGGCGAGCAAGTGATCGTCAAGGTCCGCCGGCCGGAAATTGAAGATGTGGTGGAAGCCGATCTCAGGCTGCTCGAGCGCTTGGCCCGGATCGTTGAAAGCGAAGTGCGGGAGTTGCGCCGCTATCGGCCGTTGGAGATTGTCCACCAGTTCGCCGCTTCCTTGCGGCGGGAAATGGACTTGGAGAACGAGGCCCACAACGCCGAACGTATGGCGGCCAATTTCGCCCGCGACGAATCGATCGTGATCCCTAAAATGTATTGGGATTGCTGTTCCGAACGCATCAATGTTCAAGAGTTCATCGAAGGGATTCCCGCTCGCAGTCTACAGCGGGCGGAAGCCGCCGGTCTGAACCGCAAGATCCTCGCTCGGCGGGGCACCGATGCGGTGTTGAAGATGATTCTCATGGACGGCTTCTTTCATGCCGATCCCCACTTCGGTAATATCATTTTCATGCCCGGCAACCGGATGGCCTTCATTGATTTCGGCATGGTGGGCCGTTTGTCCGAGACGCGCCGGCATCAGATCGTCGACCTATTGGCCGCGGTGATCGATCGGGACGTACGCGGCGCCGCCAACGTGCTACTGGATTGGGCCAGCGACGCCCAAGTGGATATGGACGCCCTGTTGATCGATTTGGATATCTTCATCGATACCTATCATGGCTTGCCATTGAAGCAGCTTAAAATCGCTAATATCCTCGGTGATTTGACCGCTTTGATGCGTACTTATCATTTGGTATTACCGCCCGATTTGGCGCTTCTTTTCAAAGCGCTTTTGACTTTGGACGGCATGGGGCGGCAGGTGGATCCGGATTTCGATTTGATCGCTGCGGCGACTCCCCATGTGCGCAAAGCGTTGATGATGCGTTATCGGCCGGATATCGTGCTCAAGCGGGGATGGCGGACCGCCAGTGACGTGTTCGATATCCTCGCCGCTTTTCCTTACGATATGCGGCGCCTGATCAAGGCGCTCAAAAGTGGTAATCTCCGTTTTAACGTCGATCTCAACCAGCTCGGTTATTTCGGCTGGATCATCGATCGGGCCGCCAGTCGTCTGACGGTGGGGATGGTGACCTCTTCGCTCATCATCGGTTCGGCCATCGTGATGACCGTTTCCGGCGGGCCCACCTTGTGGGGTTTGCCCATGTTGGGGGTGTTGGGGTTCGCCGGTGCCGGCATCGGCGGTGTGTGGCTGCTGATTTCCATTTGGCGGGGCGGCCATCTTCCTCACGGAGAGGAGGAAGAATAA
- a CDS encoding Bax inhibitor-1/YccA family protein: MSRVRVLSQAETRAVATNKVLRNTYALLAMTLLFSAATAGLSMVLNLPHPGMIVTLVGYFGLLFLTQKFSQSAWGLLFVFLLTGFMGMTLGPILSMYLKFIPNGHQIVMTALGGTGVIFLGMSAYALTSRRDFSFLSGFLFAGILVGFLAGLGAIFFQMPGLALAVSAMFVLLMAGLILFETSQIIHGGETNYILATVTLYVAIYNLFTSLLHLLGFMGEE; the protein is encoded by the coding sequence ATGAGCCGAGTACGCGTTTTATCCCAAGCCGAAACCCGAGCTGTCGCGACCAACAAGGTCCTACGCAACACCTATGCCCTATTGGCCATGACCCTGCTGTTCAGCGCCGCAACCGCGGGCCTGTCCATGGTATTGAATCTACCTCATCCAGGCATGATCGTGACCTTGGTGGGGTATTTCGGATTGTTGTTTTTAACTCAAAAATTCAGCCAAAGCGCCTGGGGCCTGCTGTTCGTCTTCCTGCTGACCGGTTTCATGGGGATGACCCTGGGACCGATCCTGAGCATGTACTTAAAGTTCATCCCCAACGGCCACCAAATCGTGATGACGGCGCTGGGAGGCACCGGCGTGATTTTCCTGGGAATGTCCGCTTACGCCCTGACCTCGCGCCGGGATTTCAGCTTTTTGAGCGGATTCTTGTTCGCCGGCATCCTGGTCGGTTTCCTGGCGGGGCTGGGGGCGATTTTCTTCCAAATGCCGGGGCTGGCCCTGGCCGTATCGGCGATGTTCGTGCTGCTGATGGCGGGCTTGATTTTGTTCGAAACCAGCCAGATCATTCACGGGGGCGAAACCAATTACATTTTAGCCACCGTCACGCTGTATGTCGCCATATACAACTTGTTCACCAGTCTGTTGCATTTGCTGGGTTTTATGGGAGAGGAATAA
- a CDS encoding ABC transporter ATP-binding protein, whose translation MAEIQLEGITKRFADGTEAVKNVSFTIRDGEFFILVGPSGCGKSTLLNMIVGLERISEGRLLLNGRCINDLDPKDRNMAMVFQSYAIYPHMTVRRNMAFPLKMAKRSKAEIERRVEEVARILELTELLERKPANLSGGQRQRVAMGRAMVRDPEAFLLDEPLSNLDARLRVQMRTEIARLQKQLGTTMVYVTHDQTEAMTLGERIAVLERGEVQQIGTPRDLYERPANRFVAGFIGSPTMNFLPATIENGRLQLPMVELELPDCFRKHRPPIQGPVIAGIRPEHLLSTPPRDKSSPSFRLPVELVEWLGADLFVHLPLSVDRRPPHETRLPEIGQSFKFYLIARLDASIQVNKSQPIELWLAPDKLHLFDVHTGDRLIASA comes from the coding sequence ATGGCGGAAATCCAACTTGAAGGCATCACCAAGCGCTTTGCCGACGGCACCGAGGCGGTGAAAAATGTCAGCTTCACCATCCGGGACGGTGAATTTTTCATTCTGGTGGGACCCTCGGGGTGCGGCAAATCCACGTTGCTGAACATGATCGTAGGTTTGGAACGGATCTCCGAGGGAAGACTTTTACTGAACGGCCGCTGCATCAACGACCTCGACCCCAAGGATCGCAACATGGCCATGGTCTTCCAAAGCTACGCCATCTATCCTCACATGACGGTGCGCCGGAACATGGCGTTTCCCCTGAAGATGGCGAAACGATCGAAGGCGGAAATCGAAAGACGGGTGGAGGAGGTAGCGCGCATTCTGGAGCTGACCGAATTGCTCGAGCGCAAGCCGGCCAATCTGTCCGGCGGTCAACGCCAACGAGTGGCCATGGGCCGGGCCATGGTCCGAGATCCCGAAGCGTTTCTGCTGGACGAACCCTTGTCCAACCTGGACGCGAGGCTGCGCGTCCAGATGCGCACCGAAATCGCGCGCCTGCAGAAACAGCTTGGCACCACCATGGTATATGTCACCCACGATCAAACCGAGGCCATGACCCTGGGCGAACGGATCGCCGTCTTGGAGCGGGGCGAAGTACAACAAATCGGCACCCCGAGAGATCTTTACGAGCGTCCGGCAAACCGCTTCGTTGCCGGATTCATCGGTTCGCCCACCATGAACTTTCTGCCCGCAACAATCGAAAATGGCCGTCTCCAGTTGCCGATGGTCGAATTGGAACTGCCCGACTGCTTCCGGAAACATCGACCACCGATTCAAGGCCCCGTGATTGCCGGCATCCGACCGGAGCATCTTTTAAGCACGCCGCCCCGGGATAAATCGAGTCCAAGTTTCCGGCTCCCGGTGGAGCTGGTCGAGTGGCTGGGTGCCGATTTGTTCGTCCATTTACCCTTAAGCGTGGACCGCCGCCCGCCGCACGAAACCCGGCTCCCGGAAATCGGTCAAAGCTTCAAGTTCTATTTGATCGCCCGACTCGACGCATCCATTCAAGTAAATAAAAGCCAGCCCATCGAATTATGGCTGGCTCCCGACAAACTGCATTTGTTCGACGTCCATACGGGCGACCGCCTGATCGCCTCCGCATGA
- a CDS encoding carbohydrate ABC transporter permease — protein MTSESNALERIFWIFGSLIVIVYALIPVAWILSLSLKPPADLNDRRFIPNSITFEHYRAIFQDLQFPHALWNSLGIAFLSTLLAVVLGAMAAYAIVRLDFPGKRVVLAGALAIAMFPPISIIGPLFEMWRAIGLFDTWPGLMLPYMTFTLPLSIWTLSAFFRDVPWDLEKAARIDGATRLQAFTHVIAPIAAPGAVAAGLLIFIFAWNDFLFAISLTSTNKARTVPVAIAFFTGSSRFELPTGSIAAASVVVTAPIILLVLIFQRWLVTGLTAGAIKG, from the coding sequence ATGACTTCCGAATCCAACGCCCTGGAGCGGATATTTTGGATTTTCGGCAGCCTGATCGTTATCGTCTACGCGCTGATTCCGGTCGCCTGGATCTTGTCGCTCTCCCTCAAGCCCCCCGCCGATCTGAATGATCGGCGTTTTATCCCCAACTCGATCACCTTCGAGCATTATCGAGCCATCTTTCAAGACCTCCAGTTTCCGCATGCCCTCTGGAACTCCCTGGGCATCGCGTTCCTGTCCACGCTGCTGGCGGTCGTTCTCGGGGCGATGGCCGCCTATGCCATCGTACGGCTGGACTTTCCGGGCAAACGGGTGGTCCTCGCCGGCGCCCTGGCCATCGCCATGTTTCCGCCTATTTCTATCATCGGACCGCTGTTCGAAATGTGGCGAGCGATCGGCCTTTTCGATACGTGGCCGGGACTCATGCTGCCTTATATGACTTTCACCCTCCCCCTGTCGATTTGGACTTTGTCGGCATTTTTCCGCGACGTTCCTTGGGATCTGGAAAAAGCGGCGCGGATCGATGGAGCCACCCGCCTCCAGGCTTTCACGCATGTAATCGCTCCCATTGCAGCCCCCGGCGCGGTCGCGGCGGGGCTTTTGATTTTCATCTTCGCCTGGAACGACTTTTTGTTCGCCATTTCCCTGACATCGACCAACAAGGCGCGCACGGTCCCCGTCGCCATCGCCTTTTTCACCGGCAGCTCGCGGTTCGAACTGCCCACCGGTTCCATCGCCGCCGCCTCGGTCGTGGTGACCGCCCCCATCATCCTTCTGGTCCTGATCTTTCAACGCTGGCTCGTCACCGGCCTCACCGCCGGAGCGATCAAAGGGTAA